In the Bacillus shivajii genome, one interval contains:
- the purE gene encoding 5-(carboxyamino)imidazole ribonucleotide mutase → MTVKVGVIMGSTSDWETMKHTVHTLDELGIGYEKKVVSAHRTPDYMFDYAETARERGLHVIIAGAGGAAHLPGMVAAKTTLPVIGVPVQSKALDGMDSLLSIVQMPAGVPVATVAIGKAGAINAALLAAQQLSVHDEAVDDALEKRRQAKREEVLERSELL, encoded by the coding sequence ATGACCGTGAAAGTTGGTGTCATTATGGGATCGACGTCAGATTGGGAGACGATGAAACATACGGTACATACATTAGATGAGTTAGGGATCGGTTATGAAAAGAAAGTTGTCTCGGCACATCGTACACCTGATTACATGTTTGATTATGCAGAGACTGCGAGAGAGAGAGGGTTACACGTTATCATCGCTGGAGCGGGAGGAGCTGCACATTTACCTGGAATGGTTGCAGCGAAAACGACATTGCCAGTTATCGGTGTTCCTGTCCAATCAAAAGCCCTTGATGGAATGGACTCTCTTCTTTCAATCGTGCAAATGCCAGCGGGGGTCCCTGTAGCCACAGTGGCGATCGGCAAAGCTGGGGCAATCAATGCCGCACTTTTAGCCGCACAACAGCTTTCTGTCCATGATGAAGCAGTGGACGATGCACTTGAAAAGCGTCGTCAAGCCAAACGTGAAGAAGTTCTAGAAAGAAGTGAACTACTATGA
- the purK gene encoding 5-(carboxyamino)imidazole ribonucleotide synthase — MRERWIEPGKTIGILGGGQLGRMMAISARQMGYNIAVLDPTPNSPCGQVADDQVEAAYDDLSGAEKLAQMCDVLTYEFENIDSETATWLEKQMYLPQGGDLLSITQDRNEEKRAITSFDVPVVPYKKVNTYEEVQNASSSLGTPVVLKTTRGGYDGKGQMVIREESEIDRAWEQLKGKGPFVLEAWLPFEKEISVIVTRSVHGEMTTFPVAENIHVNNILHQTIVPARISKDIERKALQIAEHLANSFHLIGTLAVEMFVTKDGDVYVNELAPRPHNSGHFSIDACQTSQFSQHIRAVCGWPLGKTDLLKPAVMVNILGEHVPNVMTHIRDLKGAHLHLYGKKEAKKGRKMGHVTVLADDIEEALNKIEASPIWHDNRDF, encoded by the coding sequence ATGAGGGAACGCTGGATCGAACCTGGGAAAACGATCGGTATTTTAGGCGGAGGACAGCTAGGGCGGATGATGGCGATTTCAGCAAGACAAATGGGCTACAACATTGCGGTACTCGATCCGACACCTAATTCTCCATGTGGTCAAGTCGCTGATGATCAAGTCGAAGCAGCATATGATGACTTATCAGGTGCAGAAAAGCTCGCACAAATGTGTGACGTATTAACGTACGAGTTTGAAAACATTGACTCAGAGACAGCCACTTGGCTAGAAAAGCAGATGTATTTGCCACAAGGTGGCGACCTCCTTTCAATTACACAAGATCGAAATGAAGAAAAGAGAGCGATTACGTCTTTTGATGTGCCAGTCGTTCCTTATAAAAAAGTGAATACATATGAAGAGGTGCAAAATGCCTCATCAAGTCTTGGTACACCTGTAGTTTTAAAGACAACAAGAGGTGGTTATGACGGGAAAGGCCAAATGGTAATTCGAGAAGAAAGTGAAATAGATAGAGCATGGGAACAATTAAAGGGGAAGGGACCGTTTGTTTTAGAGGCGTGGCTTCCGTTTGAAAAAGAAATATCAGTGATTGTAACTAGGAGTGTGCATGGAGAAATGACGACTTTTCCAGTTGCAGAAAACATTCACGTCAATAACATTCTTCATCAAACGATCGTCCCCGCCCGTATATCAAAAGATATTGAGAGGAAAGCATTGCAAATTGCCGAGCACCTAGCAAATTCTTTTCACCTCATCGGTACCCTTGCAGTCGAGATGTTCGTCACAAAAGACGGTGATGTTTACGTCAATGAATTAGCACCGCGACCTCACAATTCTGGGCACTTTTCAATTGATGCTTGCCAAACGAGTCAATTTTCCCAACATATTCGTGCAGTTTGTGGTTGGCCATTAGGAAAGACAGATTTACTTAAACCTGCAGTCATGGTTAATATATTAGGAGAGCATGTACCAAATGTAATGACACATATTCGTGACCTTAAAGGCGCTCATCTTCATTTATACGGAAAAAAAGAAGCGAAAAAAGGGCGAAAGATGGGGCATGTGACAGTGCTAGCTGACGATATTGAAGAAGCATTAAACAAAATTGAAGCATCGCCGATTTGGCATGACAACAGAGACTTTTAG
- the purB gene encoding adenylosuccinate lyase, producing MIERYTRPEMGQIWTEENRFQAWLEVEIQACEAWAELGDIPKEDVKKIRENASFDVERIKEIEAETRHDVVAFTRAVSETLGDERKWVHYGLTSTDVVDTALSYLLKQANEILEKDLVTFIDILKEKAKEHKMTVMMGRTHGVHAEPTTFGLKLALWYEEMKRNLERFRQAAAGVRFGKISGAVGTYANIDPFVEKYVCEGLGLEAAPVSTQTLQRDRHAHYIATVSLIASSIEKMAVEIRGLQKSETREVEEFFAKGQKGSSAMPHKRNPIGSENMTGLARVLRGHVMTAYENIALWHERDISHSSAERIILPDATITLNYMLNRFGNIVKNLTVFPENMKRNMDRTYGLIYSQRVLLSLIDKGMAREEAYDLVQPKAMEAWEKGIQFRELVEADARITEKLTPAEIDDCFDYNHHLKHVETIFERVGLNE from the coding sequence ATGATTGAACGTTACACACGCCCAGAGATGGGGCAAATTTGGACGGAAGAAAACAGGTTTCAAGCATGGTTGGAAGTAGAAATTCAAGCATGTGAAGCATGGGCTGAGTTAGGAGATATTCCAAAGGAAGACGTGAAAAAAATTCGGGAAAATGCGTCTTTTGATGTTGAAAGAATTAAAGAAATTGAAGCAGAAACGCGTCATGATGTTGTTGCTTTTACAAGAGCCGTTTCTGAAACGTTAGGTGACGAAAGGAAGTGGGTGCACTACGGATTAACATCGACTGACGTTGTTGATACAGCACTTTCTTACTTACTAAAACAAGCAAACGAAATTTTAGAAAAAGACTTAGTTACTTTCATCGATATTTTAAAAGAGAAAGCAAAAGAGCATAAAATGACTGTTATGATGGGGCGTACCCATGGTGTGCACGCAGAACCGACAACGTTCGGCTTAAAACTTGCTCTTTGGTATGAAGAAATGAAACGAAATTTAGAGAGGTTCCGTCAAGCAGCTGCAGGTGTTCGTTTCGGAAAAATTTCGGGTGCAGTTGGCACATATGCAAACATTGATCCGTTCGTTGAAAAGTATGTTTGTGAAGGGCTTGGACTAGAAGCAGCTCCAGTTTCAACACAAACATTACAACGCGACCGCCATGCTCATTACATCGCAACAGTTTCTTTAATCGCATCTTCCATCGAAAAAATGGCTGTTGAGATTCGCGGATTGCAAAAAAGTGAAACGAGAGAAGTTGAAGAGTTTTTCGCAAAAGGGCAAAAAGGATCGTCTGCAATGCCGCATAAACGTAATCCGATCGGCTCGGAGAACATGACGGGACTTGCACGAGTGCTAAGAGGTCATGTGATGACAGCATATGAAAATATCGCCCTTTGGCATGAACGTGATATCTCTCATTCATCAGCTGAGCGAATCATCTTGCCTGATGCAACGATCACATTAAATTATATGCTCAACCGTTTCGGCAATATCGTGAAAAACTTAACGGTATTCCCAGAAAACATGAAACGTAATATGGACCGTACATACGGCTTAATTTACTCTCAACGAGTTCTACTTTCGTTAATTGATAAAGGAATGGCTCGTGAAGAAGCGTATGACCTTGTTCAGCCTAAAGCGATGGAAGCTTGGGAGAAGGGCATCCAATTTAGAGAACTAGTTGAAGCTGACGCAAGAATTACTGAAAAATTAACTCCCGCAGAAATTGATGACTGCTTTGACTACAACCACCACTTAAAGCATGTCGAAACAATTTTTGAACGAGTTGGCTTAAACGAATAA
- the purC gene encoding phosphoribosylaminoimidazolesuccinocarboxamide synthase, with product MEKRTMLYEGKAKRIYETSEENILFIEYKDDATAFNGEKKDVLTGKGVFNNEISSLLFSKLHSLGVQSHFVKRLSANEQLVKKVEIIPIEVVVRNIAAGSLLKRLGVERGQTFEKPIVEFYLKDDDLGDPLINIDHIHALKLATKEEVDKMRDVAIHVNDLLIDLFKEVDIQLVDFKLEFGRDTKGSVLLADEISPDTCRLWDIHTGESFDKDLFRFQLGSLQEGYETILQRLGGDITCTK from the coding sequence ATGGAAAAAAGAACGATGCTTTACGAAGGGAAAGCGAAGCGAATCTACGAAACGTCGGAAGAAAATATCTTGTTCATCGAATACAAAGATGATGCAACAGCTTTTAACGGTGAAAAAAAGGATGTCCTAACTGGAAAAGGGGTTTTCAATAACGAAATTAGTAGCCTGCTCTTTTCAAAGTTACACAGTTTAGGAGTACAAAGTCATTTCGTTAAGCGCCTTTCAGCAAATGAACAGCTCGTAAAAAAGGTTGAGATCATTCCGATAGAGGTCGTTGTAAGAAACATCGCTGCTGGAAGTTTATTGAAACGACTTGGGGTAGAACGTGGCCAAACGTTTGAAAAACCAATCGTTGAATTTTACTTAAAAGACGATGATCTAGGTGATCCACTGATAAATATTGACCATATCCATGCTTTAAAGCTCGCAACTAAAGAAGAGGTAGACAAAATGCGTGATGTTGCTATCCATGTTAATGACTTATTAATCGACCTCTTCAAAGAGGTTGATATTCAATTAGTCGATTTTAAACTTGAATTCGGACGTGACACAAAAGGAAGCGTTCTGCTAGCAGATGAGATCTCACCAGACACTTGTAGGTTATGGGATATACACACAGGAGAATCATTTGATAAAGATTTGTTTCGCTTTCAACTCGGGAGCTTACAAGAAGGTTATGAAACGATTTTACAACGATTAGGAGGAGACATAACATGTACGAAGTAA
- the purS gene encoding phosphoribosylformylglycinamidine synthase subunit PurS, which translates to MYEVKVYVTLKEGVLDPQGTAVKNSLDHLGFEGIEEVRIGKVMTLMIDETAQSVNEQVEAMCEKLLANPVIEDYRYEIKESARS; encoded by the coding sequence ATGTACGAAGTAAAAGTATACGTGACGTTAAAAGAAGGAGTTCTAGATCCACAAGGGACAGCGGTGAAGAATTCATTAGACCACCTTGGGTTTGAGGGAATAGAAGAGGTTCGCATTGGAAAAGTCATGACATTGATGATAGATGAAACAGCACAATCAGTGAATGAGCAAGTAGAGGCAATGTGTGAAAAATTGCTAGCTAATCCAGTAATTGAAGATTATCGCTATGAAATAAAGGAGAGTGCTCGCTCATGA
- the purQ gene encoding phosphoribosylformylglycinamidine synthase subunit PurQ, translating to MRFAVIVFPGSNCDIDMYHAMKDELGADVEFVTHDQENLDSFDGILLPGGFSYGDYLRSGAIAQFSPIMKAVVEAAEVGKPVLGVCNGFQVLLEVGLLPGAMRRNEQLKFICRPVTLIVENNETMFTSGYESKQEITIPVAHGDGNYYCDEETLTKLKQNHQIVFTYKDNINGSKNNIAGITNERGNVLGMMPHPERAVDELLGSGDGLQLFRSILKEWREQHAITS from the coding sequence ATGAGGTTTGCTGTCATCGTCTTTCCAGGCTCAAATTGTGATATCGACATGTACCATGCAATGAAGGATGAACTAGGAGCAGACGTTGAGTTCGTGACTCATGATCAAGAGAACTTAGATTCATTCGATGGTATTTTACTACCGGGAGGATTCTCTTACGGAGATTATCTTCGGTCTGGGGCGATTGCTCAGTTTTCTCCGATTATGAAAGCAGTCGTTGAAGCAGCAGAAGTAGGTAAGCCTGTCCTCGGTGTGTGCAATGGATTTCAAGTTTTACTAGAAGTCGGCCTGCTTCCTGGAGCAATGAGAAGAAACGAACAATTAAAGTTCATATGTCGTCCAGTCACACTCATCGTTGAAAACAATGAAACGATGTTTACGTCAGGATATGAAAGCAAACAAGAAATTACAATCCCAGTCGCTCATGGGGACGGGAATTATTATTGTGATGAAGAAACACTTACGAAGCTAAAACAAAATCATCAAATCGTATTTACGTATAAAGACAATATTAATGGATCGAAAAACAACATTGCAGGGATCACAAATGAAAGAGGAAATGTGCTAGGGATGATGCCTCATCCAGAACGGGCGGTCGATGAACTTCTCGGTTCTGGCGATGGATTACAACTTTTCCGATCAATATTAAAAGAGTGGAGGGAACAACATGCAATTACTTCATGA
- the purL gene encoding phosphoribosylformylglycinamidine synthase subunit PurL, translating to MQLLHEPSPQKIKEDHLFREMGLTDSEFQMVEDILGRLPNYTELGLFSVMWSEHCSYKNSKVLLKKFPTSGEKVLQGPGEGAGIIDIGDEQAVVFKIESHNHPSAIEPYQGAATGVGGIIRDVFSMGARPVALLNSLRFGELTKPRVKYLFEEVVAGIAGYGNCIGIPTVGGEVQFDPCYEGNPLVNAMCVGLIDHKDIQKGQAKGVGNSVIYVGASTGRDGIHGATFASEEISEESEAKRPAVQVGDPFMEKLLLEACLEATKNDALVGIQDMGAAGLTSSSAEMASKAGSGIEMNLDLVPQRERNMSAYEMMLSESQERMLLVVEAGREEEMIELFERYGLKAVVVGNVTDDHRLRLLHNGEVVADVPVDALAEEAPVYHKPSTVPAYFEKFQQQVPYVPKVNDINRTWHDLLRQPTIASKEWVYNQYDYMVRTNTVVQPGSDAAVLRIRETEKALAMTTDCNSRYLYLDPYEGGKLAIAEAARNIVCSGAKPLGVTDCLNYGSPDKPEIFWQLEKSTDGLSEACELLETPVIGGNVSLYNETAKGAVYPTPVIGMVGLIEHTDHITRQQFQQEGDLIYLLGETAEDFGGSEIQKLLEGDISGRPPKIDLSVEKERQSRVLHAIQSGTVQSAHDLSEGGFLVGLAECAFGTGLSASVTLNADDVITQCFAETPSRYILTVSKEERNMFEKFVPEATCVGEVTKSDELFVYNAKGQLVTKESVQNLEDTWRGAISCLLKSKG from the coding sequence ATGCAATTACTTCATGAACCATCACCACAAAAAATCAAAGAAGACCATCTATTTCGTGAGATGGGCTTAACAGATTCTGAGTTTCAAATGGTTGAAGATATTTTAGGACGTCTACCGAATTATACAGAACTAGGATTATTCTCAGTCATGTGGTCAGAACATTGTAGTTATAAAAATTCGAAAGTGTTGTTAAAGAAATTCCCAACCTCTGGTGAAAAGGTATTACAAGGACCTGGAGAAGGAGCAGGCATTATCGATATTGGTGATGAGCAAGCTGTCGTATTTAAGATCGAAAGCCATAATCATCCTTCAGCAATTGAACCGTATCAAGGAGCAGCAACGGGTGTCGGTGGAATTATTCGTGATGTTTTTTCAATGGGAGCTCGTCCGGTCGCGCTATTAAACTCGTTACGATTCGGGGAGTTAACGAAGCCACGAGTGAAATATTTATTTGAAGAAGTCGTAGCAGGGATTGCAGGTTACGGAAATTGTATCGGAATACCAACTGTTGGTGGTGAAGTCCAATTTGACCCTTGTTATGAAGGGAATCCCCTAGTGAATGCGATGTGCGTTGGCTTAATCGACCATAAAGACATTCAAAAAGGGCAAGCAAAAGGTGTTGGAAACTCAGTCATCTATGTTGGCGCAAGTACAGGAAGAGATGGGATTCACGGAGCGACTTTTGCTTCTGAAGAGATTAGTGAAGAGTCGGAAGCGAAACGTCCTGCGGTGCAAGTCGGTGACCCATTTATGGAGAAGTTGCTTCTTGAAGCGTGCTTAGAAGCTACGAAAAACGATGCATTAGTCGGAATTCAAGATATGGGAGCAGCTGGGCTTACGTCTTCCTCAGCAGAAATGGCTAGTAAAGCAGGTTCAGGTATTGAAATGAATTTAGATTTAGTCCCACAACGTGAGCGGAATATGAGTGCATATGAAATGATGCTATCGGAATCACAAGAGCGAATGTTACTCGTTGTTGAAGCGGGTCGTGAAGAGGAAATGATCGAACTCTTTGAACGCTACGGACTAAAAGCGGTTGTTGTAGGAAATGTGACAGACGATCATCGCCTTCGTCTTCTTCATAACGGAGAAGTCGTTGCAGATGTGCCAGTTGATGCGTTAGCAGAAGAAGCCCCTGTTTATCATAAGCCTTCAACTGTTCCAGCTTACTTTGAAAAATTTCAGCAACAAGTTCCATATGTACCCAAAGTAAACGACATCAACCGAACATGGCATGATTTATTACGCCAACCAACAATTGCAAGTAAAGAGTGGGTTTACAACCAATACGATTATATGGTTCGAACAAATACGGTTGTGCAGCCTGGTTCAGATGCAGCTGTGCTTCGCATTCGTGAAACAGAAAAGGCACTTGCGATGACGACAGATTGTAACTCTCGTTATTTATATCTCGATCCATATGAAGGTGGAAAACTTGCGATCGCTGAAGCAGCGAGAAATATCGTATGTTCTGGAGCGAAACCCCTCGGTGTCACAGATTGCTTAAATTACGGAAGTCCTGATAAGCCGGAAATCTTTTGGCAGTTAGAAAAATCAACGGACGGCTTGAGCGAAGCGTGTGAACTTCTCGAAACACCTGTTATTGGGGGGAACGTCTCTTTATATAATGAAACGGCAAAAGGGGCGGTATATCCAACGCCAGTTATTGGGATGGTTGGTTTAATCGAACATACTGACCACATCACGCGTCAACAGTTCCAACAAGAAGGCGATCTTATTTACCTTCTCGGTGAAACAGCTGAAGACTTTGGTGGTAGCGAAATACAAAAGCTTCTTGAAGGAGACATATCAGGTCGACCTCCAAAAATTGACTTATCAGTAGAAAAAGAAAGACAAAGCCGTGTATTACATGCGATTCAGTCTGGCACTGTGCAATCCGCACATGATTTATCTGAAGGAGGTTTCCTTGTTGGGCTAGCTGAGTGTGCGTTTGGAACTGGGTTAAGTGCATCCGTTACGTTAAACGCTGACGATGTTATCACGCAATGTTTTGCTGAAACTCCTTCTCGTTATATTTTGACGGTTTCAAAAGAGGAAAGAAACATGTTCGAAAAATTCGTTCCAGAAGCAACTTGTGTCGGTGAAGTAACGAAAAGTGACGAGTTATTTGTATATAACGCAAAAGGTCAGCTTGTGACAAAAGAAAGCGTTCAAAACCTTGAAGACACATGGAGAGGTGCCATTTCATGCTTACTGAAATCAAAGGGTTAA
- the purF gene encoding amidophosphoribosyltransferase has product MLTEIKGLNEECGVFGVWGHKDAVHITYYGLHSLQHRGQEGAGIVVTDGEKLKAKKGLGLVNEVFNSDEIDQLHGSGAIGHVRYTTSGDSDLINVQPLMFNSQTGSLALAHNGNLVNATALKHHLERQGSIFQTTSDTEVLAHLIKRSGYEHLEDNVKNALTMVKGAYAFMVMVEDTLMVALDPNGLRPLSLGRLGDAYVVSSETCAFDIIGATYEREVEPGELLIINDEGIRSERFSLSPKRSICSMEYVYFARPDSNVDQINVHHARKNLGKQLAFEHPVEADVVTGVPDSSISAAIGYAEQTGIPYELGLIKNRYVGRTFIQPSQELREQGVKMKLSAVRGVVEGKRVVMVDDSIVRGTTSRRIVRLLKEAGAKEVHVRISAPPITNPCFYGIDTSTKGELIAATKTVEEIREEIGADSLSYLTVDGLKAGIGRSNDMENCGQCLACFTGSYPTEIYPESDHPYEKVY; this is encoded by the coding sequence ATGCTTACTGAAATCAAAGGGTTAAATGAAGAGTGCGGTGTGTTCGGAGTTTGGGGGCATAAAGATGCTGTTCATATTACCTATTATGGCTTACACAGTTTACAACACCGTGGCCAAGAAGGTGCTGGGATCGTTGTAACAGATGGTGAGAAGTTGAAAGCGAAAAAAGGGCTTGGCCTTGTTAATGAAGTGTTTAATTCAGATGAAATCGACCAACTTCACGGATCAGGAGCAATTGGTCATGTTCGCTATACAACGTCTGGTGACAGTGACCTCATAAACGTTCAACCGTTAATGTTTAACTCGCAAACGGGGAGTCTTGCTCTCGCTCATAATGGGAATTTAGTCAATGCGACAGCTTTGAAGCATCATTTAGAACGACAGGGAAGTATTTTTCAAACGACATCAGATACAGAAGTATTAGCTCACCTTATAAAGCGAAGTGGTTATGAGCATCTCGAAGATAACGTGAAAAATGCGCTGACGATGGTGAAAGGCGCTTACGCATTTATGGTCATGGTTGAAGATACTTTAATGGTTGCCCTCGACCCAAATGGACTGCGACCATTATCACTCGGACGGTTAGGTGATGCGTATGTTGTCTCTTCAGAAACGTGTGCGTTTGATATTATCGGTGCGACATATGAACGGGAAGTTGAGCCAGGGGAATTACTCATTATTAATGATGAAGGGATTCGTAGTGAGCGGTTTTCACTCTCTCCGAAACGATCGATTTGTTCAATGGAATATGTTTATTTTGCTCGTCCAGATAGTAATGTCGATCAGATCAATGTTCATCATGCAAGGAAAAATCTTGGGAAGCAGCTAGCTTTCGAACACCCGGTGGAAGCCGATGTCGTTACAGGTGTACCTGATTCTAGTATATCTGCCGCGATTGGCTATGCAGAGCAAACTGGGATTCCATACGAATTAGGACTCATTAAAAACCGTTACGTAGGAAGAACGTTTATTCAGCCATCTCAAGAGCTCCGAGAACAAGGAGTGAAAATGAAGCTTTCTGCAGTACGTGGGGTGGTTGAAGGAAAGCGAGTCGTCATGGTTGATGACTCAATTGTACGCGGTACGACAAGTCGCCGTATTGTTCGTTTGTTAAAAGAGGCAGGAGCGAAGGAAGTACACGTTCGGATTAGTGCCCCGCCCATTACAAACCCATGCTTTTACGGGATTGACACATCGACGAAAGGTGAATTAATTGCAGCAACAAAAACTGTCGAGGAAATTCGCGAAGAAATCGGTGCTGATTCGTTGTCTTACTTAACGGTTGATGGTTTGAAAGCAGGAATAGGTCGGTCAAACGATATGGAAAATTGTGGGCAATGTCTTGCGTGTTTTACAGGGAGTTATCCAACTGAAATTTATCCAGAATCTGATCACCCATATGAAAAGGTTTATTGA
- the purM gene encoding phosphoribosylformylglycinamidine cyclo-ligase: MSKAYEAAGVNIEAGYEGVRRIQKHAESTKQPGVMGALGSFGGLFDLSAFSYKEPVLVSGTDGVGTKLLIAQEMKKYDTIGIDAVAMCVNDVIAQGAKPLFFLDYLALGKNDPTIVEQIVSGIAEGCSQSQCALIGGETAEMPDLYDDNEYDVAGFTVGIAEKESLINSTSITAGDVVIGLPSSGIHSNGFSLVRKIVKDEGLSWNDSFDSSGKTIGDVCLTPTKIYVQALLPLFEEKILKGAAHITGGGFYENIPRMLPDHLGADIDLDAWEVPAIFEWLKEKGKLSNEDLFTTFNMGIGFVVTVKKDDVDQACKMLMEAGESPIVLGTVTDEKGVSLKGELQ; this comes from the coding sequence ATGTCAAAAGCATATGAAGCAGCCGGTGTAAATATTGAAGCGGGATATGAAGGTGTTCGTCGTATTCAAAAGCATGCAGAATCAACAAAACAGCCAGGAGTCATGGGAGCACTAGGGAGTTTCGGTGGGCTATTTGACCTTTCTGCTTTTTCGTATAAAGAGCCTGTACTAGTATCTGGAACAGACGGAGTTGGTACCAAGCTGTTGATCGCTCAAGAAATGAAGAAGTATGATACGATCGGTATTGATGCTGTAGCAATGTGTGTCAACGACGTGATCGCGCAAGGAGCAAAACCGTTGTTTTTCCTAGACTATTTAGCGCTTGGGAAAAACGATCCAACGATTGTTGAACAAATTGTTTCTGGTATTGCTGAAGGGTGTAGCCAGTCGCAGTGTGCTCTTATAGGTGGAGAAACAGCTGAAATGCCTGATTTATATGATGATAATGAATATGATGTTGCAGGTTTTACTGTTGGGATTGCAGAAAAAGAGAGTCTCATAAATTCCACATCAATTACAGCAGGAGATGTAGTCATTGGTCTTCCTTCAAGTGGGATCCATAGTAATGGATTTTCACTAGTAAGAAAGATTGTAAAAGATGAAGGGTTATCTTGGAATGACTCGTTTGATTCGAGTGGGAAAACGATTGGAGACGTTTGTTTAACACCGACGAAAATTTATGTTCAAGCATTACTGCCATTATTCGAAGAAAAGATCCTTAAAGGTGCTGCTCACATTACAGGTGGTGGCTTTTATGAAAACATTCCTCGTATGTTACCAGATCACTTAGGAGCAGATATTGACCTTGATGCGTGGGAAGTGCCAGCTATTTTTGAATGGTTAAAAGAGAAAGGCAAGCTTTCAAACGAAGATTTGTTTACGACATTTAATATGGGAATAGGCTTTGTCGTTACTGTAAAAAAAGATGATGTAGATCAGGCTTGTAAAATGTTAATGGAAGCCGGTGAGTCACCGATTGTTTTAGGAACAGTGACAGATGAAAAAGGAGTCTCTTTGAAGGGGGAACTCCAGTGA
- the purN gene encoding phosphoribosylglycinamide formyltransferase — MINIAVFASGSGSNFEAVVRAERNGNIDGNVKLLVTDNANAFVIERAAPYNIPVYSFNPKLFDSKEAFERKILNKLEEYGIELIVLAGYMRLIGPTLLSHYEGRILNIHPSLLPAFPGLDAVGQAHDAKVKVTGVTVHFVDHGMDTGPIITQEAVKIDERDSKEEVQRRIQRIEHSLYPATIQFVIEKLKRSGG; from the coding sequence GTGATAAATATTGCAGTTTTTGCATCAGGAAGCGGCAGTAACTTTGAAGCGGTTGTTCGAGCTGAAAGAAACGGAAATATAGATGGGAATGTGAAGTTATTAGTGACTGATAATGCAAATGCTTTTGTGATTGAACGTGCTGCACCTTACAATATTCCTGTGTACAGTTTTAACCCAAAACTTTTCGATTCAAAAGAAGCATTTGAAAGAAAGATTCTAAATAAACTAGAAGAGTATGGAATTGAGCTTATTGTTTTAGCTGGTTATATGCGTCTTATTGGACCGACTTTATTGTCACATTACGAAGGAAGGATCCTAAATATTCACCCATCTTTATTACCGGCATTCCCAGGGTTGGATGCAGTCGGTCAAGCTCATGATGCAAAAGTGAAAGTGACTGGTGTGACTGTACACTTTGTCGATCATGGCATGGATACTGGTCCAATTATTACACAAGAAGCTGTTAAAATAGATGAGAGGGATTCGAAAGAAGAGGTCCAAAGACGAATACAAAGAATCGAGCATTCATTGTATCCAGCAACAATTCAATTCGTAATCGAAAAGTTAAAAAGGAGTGGAGGATAA